From Natator depressus isolate rNatDep1 chromosome 7, rNatDep2.hap1, whole genome shotgun sequence, the proteins below share one genomic window:
- the CCNJ gene encoding cyclin-J has translation MELEGQWWKGQLAADIHQALRYKELKLPSYKGQSPQLNLRRYFADLIAIVSNRFRLCPAARHLAVYLLDLFMDRYDISIQQLHVVALSCLLLASKFEEKEDSVPKLEQLNSLGCMTNMNLVLTKQNLLHMELLLLETFQWNLCLPTAAHFIEYYLSIAVHETDLHDGWPMVSLEKTKLYMAKYADYFLEVSLQDHAFLNYAPSLVATACVAASRIILRLSPTWPTRLHRLTAYSWDFLVPCIERLLIAHDNDVKEANKQKGQHAQPAQHSAFPTQTPTPQQAHVQQHVSQYLQAHQAPLQYHQQTSQQQNCQQMVSTSHTSSYPLQSCPAGLQSSVQARGPMQTGASMSLAVPIEVKPCISVSYNRSYQINGRYPCITPCFER, from the exons GAGCTGAAGCTTCCCTCCTACAAAGGCCAGTCTCCCCAGTTAAATCTGAGAAGATATTTTGCAGACCTGATTGCCATTGTGAGCAATCGTTTTAGACTCTGTCCCGCTGCACGACATCTTGCTGTCTATCTACTGGACCTCTTCATGGACCGCTATGATATATCCATTCAGCAGCTACATGTGGTTGCTCTTTCCTGTTTACTTTTAGCAA gTAAATTTGAAGAAAAGGAAGACAGTGTCCCTAAGCTCGAACAATTGAACAGCTTGGGTTGTATGACTAACATGAATCTGGTATTAACAAAACAGAACTTGCTACACATGGAGCTGTTGTTGCTAGAAACATTTCAGTGGAACTTGTGTCTCCCAACTGCTGCTCACTTCATTGAATATTACCTTTCAATTGCTGTCCATGAGACAGATCTCCACGATGGCTGGCCAATGGTTTCCTTAGAGAAGACCAAGTTATACATGGCAAAATATGCTGATTATTTTCTGGAAGTATCTCTGCAAG ATCATGCATTTTTAAATTATGCTCCTTCGTTAGTGGCTACTGCATGTGTGGCGGCTTCAAGGATTATCCTACGTCTCTCTCCAACGTGGCCAACTCGACTGCATCGTCTTACTGCATACTCCTGGGACTTCCTGGTTCCGTGTATTGAACGACTATTAAT TGCACATGATAATGACGTAAAAGAAGCAAACAAGCAAAAAGGACAACATGCCCAGCCTGCACAACACAGTGCGTTTCCCACCCAGACTCCCACTCCACAGCAGGCTCATGTTCAACAACATGTATCACAGTATCTCCAGGCCCATCAAGCTCCATTACAGTATCACCAGCAAACCTCACAACAGCAAAACTGTCAGCAGATGGTGTCAACTAGCCACACATCCTCTTACCCACTGCAGTCTTGCCCTGCTGGCTTACAATCCAGCGTTCAGGCTCGAGGTCCGATGCAGACTGGTGCTAGTATGTCACTAGCAGTTCCAATAGAAGTGAAGCCATGTATAAGTGTCTCGTACAACCGGAGTTACCAGATCAATGGACGGTATCCTTGTATTACTCCCTGCTTTGAGAGGTGA